CCACCATCTTTTCTGGAAAATTCCCGAACTTCTCCTATACCGGAGATAAAACCGCGAACAGAATAGCTTTCTCCGGGAATTATGTCAGAGATAGGAGTATATTGTTCCTTGTACAGGACTTCCGAATCTGCTTTCCTGATTACACCGTGGTTTCCAATCTGGATTTCAACCTCATCGTTGAAGTTATTCACGCGTGCATAACCATTGATAATTTCTATGGAAACACCTTCATGAAGGCTCCTGTCAAGTTCTGCCTTTTCGTCCCAGAGGGTGACCCTGATTTTTCCGGAATCGTCTCCCACCAGGATGTTACGGACTTTTCCTTCTCCGCCGGTTCTCTTATTGAATGTTCTTATGTCCAAAACCTGTAAAATAACAGCATTGAGGTTAATATCGGAGTCATTTTCTTTTATGTCAGCTATCTTCATGGAAGGTAATTCAATCTGGATCTCTTCATCGACTTCTTCTATCCCACCATATCTTCCAACGTTTATTTCCAGACCTGAATAACCTTCTTTAACATAGCCACTGACCCTGTATGATTTTCCTGCCTGTATAGATCCGGTTGTCATCTGATCTGCCAGTTCATCCCAGAGGGTCACACGAATGGAGCCGCTGCTATCTGCAACTATGAGGTTTCCAACTCTTCCGGTTGTACCATCATTTCTTGAAAATTCACGTGTATCGAATAGGGAAACAACCTTTCCAATGATGTAAACATTGGAACTGTTTTCATTAATGTCGGCTATTTTCATAGGTTCCTGAGAGGCATCTGTCACTCCCAGATCGCTTGCAACAAGTAGGGCAATGGTTTTCTTATCACACAGTGGTCCCATTTTGTCCATTTTCTCATTCACTTTCCTCAGAAATTCTTCTTCAGAAACCACGCTTGCTAATTTCTCATAAATAGGGGCAATTTCGCTATCCATTAAAACACCTGAAAGTTGAAGATCATTGTCTTTGACTGGCTTTTTAGGGGAGGAGTTTTGCGGAGAAGGAGATAAAGT
This genomic stretch from Methanohalophilus levihalophilus harbors:
- a CDS encoding OB-fold nucleic acid binding domain-containing protein, with the protein product MDSEIAPIYEKLASVVSEEEFLRKVNEKMDKMGPLCDKKTIALLVASDLGVTDASQEPMKIADINENSSNVYIIGKVVSLFDTREFSRNDGTTGRVGNLIVADSSGSIRVTLWDELADQMTTGSIQAGKSYRVSGYVKEGYSGLEINVGRYGGIEEVDEEIQIELPSMKIADIKENDSDINLNAVILQVLDIRTFNKRTGGEGKVRNILVGDDSGKIRVTLWDEKAELDRSLHEGVSIEIINGYARVNNFNDEVEIQIGNHGVIRKADSEVLYKEQYTPISDIIPGESYSVRGFISGIGEVREFSRKDGGVGMVSNVYLSDDTGRIRVTLWDDMAEMAENVDIDTEMEVIDAYAKTGFNDEVELNTGRRSRVVFL